The window attctattctattctatcctattctctatttcttgttccattctattctattctgttctatgttCTATAGCCTATATCctacattctatattctatattctacattctcttctcttctatcctattctctattttctattctctattctattctattctgttctatgttctatgctCTATATTCTGtgttctatcttctcttctcttctatcttctcttctcttctatctcctcttctcttctatcttctcttctcttctaccctaccctaccttatcccatcccatcccattccattccattattaccTAACCAGGTTTAGCACATGGTGTGAAAGCATCTGCAAAGCTGTTGTCTGAACTGGTTAAACAAAAGCCAGCCAAAAAGTGATTGAAGGGGCTAAATTACCGCTGATGCAAGACTTGGACCGAAGCCTTTGGCTTTTGTGCAGTTTCTGCTCTGAGAACCCAGCATCGACCGCTCTCGTTTCCTCTATTTAGCAAACAGAGCGAGTCCAACCTCCGACATCCCTCTAGTGATGCAATCCAGGAAAAGTGAGATACAGGATCTGTTCTTTTCGCCTGATCCTATCCAGATGTTGTGGCCAAGAAGGATTGTTCTTCCTTTGCCAATGAGCAGGGGAAGATGGGAGTTGTGGGTCCATGGGGCTGTTTGGTCCTGCAAAGAGAGATGTAGCAGTCCTGGGCAAAAGATTCATAGTCCTCACTTTATGACCACAAGTGTGTTCTGTCTCCACGAAGAACATAACACAACACCCAGTTTATATGCACTTATTTAATGCAGACACCACTATTAATAAAACGCCTTAGCAGTGAATATGTACACACCAATCTACAAGCAAGTCTTTATGGGCAAGCAACCAGCtactaattaatcttcattaatAGCTGGCATCAGTTCAAAGAGTTTTAAAGCTAAAAAGAGCAATTAAGTCttgataaaacttatcaggaaagacttcatgaactcaatctgtaaagtctggagaacccaagaacaagggggcacaatctgcggttagttggggaaaagattagaagcaacatgagaaaatattatttgactgaaagagtagtagatgcttggaacaaacttccagcagatgtggttggtaaatccatagtaactgaatttaaacatgcttgggataaacatagatccatcctaagataaaatgcaggaaatagtataagggcagactagatggaccgtgaggtctttttctgccatcaatcttcaatgtttctatgtttctatgtttctatatgtatgtatgtatgtatgtatgtatgtatgtatgtatgtatgtatctatctatctatctatctatctatcatctatctatctatctatctatctatctatctatctatctatctatctatctatctacctacctacctacctacctacctacctatacacacacacataatatatATGTTTGTAGAGAGacggggagaggagagagagagataatggatagatgatagacagatgataaatacatgatagatagatgttaAACAGACAggtgatagagatgatagatgggTAATAATAGAAGATAgatcaacagagagagagaggtaagaCAGAGAGACAATCTGGCAgacagagagatgatagatagatagatgatacatagacagacagacagacagatgatagacccATATATGACAGAGATAATAGATGGGCAATAtatcatgagagagagagagggagagagaaagaaagaaagagagagagagagagagagaaaggatgagagagagagagaatgggacaccaagagagaatgagagagagagaaaggctgagagagaaaggatgagggagagagagaatgagagagagagagaaaggatgagagagagagatagaatgggagggagagaatgagagagagaaagaaaggatgagagagagagaggatgggagggatagaatgagagagagagagaatgagagagagagaaaggatgagagagagagagaatgggagggagaaaatgagagagagagagaaaagatgagagagagagagagaggatgggagggatagaatgagagagagagagaatgatagagagagagaaagaaaggatgagagagagagagaatgggagggagagaatgagagagagagagaaaggatgagagagagaaaggatgagagagagaatgagagagagagagaaaggatgagGGAGACAGAGGatgggagagagaacgggagattGCTTATTGGCCATTGTTCCTCCTCTAAAAACCGTCTGCAAGGCCAACCCTTGGCTGCAATTCCCAGGAGTGATGCGCTGGGCTCCCTGGAAAGTTAGAATAGACTGTCGCTCACCCGcttccatttaaaaataattttaaaagatatatatatatccttttcCTGTTTCCTGTCGGCATTCTTTCTGGGGGCCCCTGGGACTGCCCTCCATAGACTGGAGCCCCTCCACCACCGAGCTATATCTGTCTGCTAGAACAAAGGCCCGAGAGGAAGCGAGGTCTGGACAAACTCGGGAGGAGTTCAGAAGGAGCCTCCGGGGTAGGAGACAATCCGGTGCCAGACAGGAAATacggatagtcctcaacttacggatGCAAATGGGACCAGAATCTCGGCCGCTTTGTGGCTAAGTGACTCGCTCCCAACCTTATTTTGACCGCGGTTGTTAAAGCGAAACACGGCGGTCCTTAAGTAAACCAcagggttgttaaatgaatccaggttttccccatagaaacatagaagactgacggcagaaaaagacctcatggtccatctagtctgcccttatactatttcctgtattttatcttaggatgggtctatgtttatcccgggcatgtttaaattcagttcctgtggatttaccaaccacgtctgctagaagtttgttccaaggatctactactctttcagtaaaataatattttctcacgttacttctgatctttcaaccaactaacctcagattgttcccccttgttcttgtgttcattttcctactaaaaacacttcccccctgaaccttatttaaccctttaacatatttaaatgttttgatcatgtccccccttttcctcctgtcctccagactctacagatggagttcatgaagtcttttccaatacgttttttgcttaagaccttccaccattcttgtagcccgtctttggacccgttcaattttatccatatctttttgtaggtgaggtctccagaactgaacacagtattccaaatggggtctcaccagtgctctatacagcgggatcacaatctccctcttcctgcttattatacctctagctatgcagccaagcattcgacttGTTTTCCCTACCAGCTGacagttcacccattttgagactgtcagaaatcacgacccctaaatccttttcttctgaagtttttgctaacacagaactgccaatacaatactcagattgaggattccttttgcccaagtgcattattttacatttggaaacattaaactgcagtttccattgctttgaccacttatctagtaaagctaaatcattagcAACAGCATCACAATTTTTATTCCCCTAACTTTCTTCTTTTCTACAGAAAAACCTGGAGGTGTTTTGTCAGAACGTGGATCTTTACCAGGTGCCCGCAGAGCTTCACCCGGACGTGTCtaaaattgacctctccagaaaTAAGATCCGAAACGTCACTGAGAGTCCCCTGACCTTCTACGCTTCCCTCCGTCACTTGGACTTAAGTTCCAACTTGATCGGATTTCTCGAGCCCGGGATCTTTGCGGAGATGAAGATCCTGCAGGACATCAACTTGTCCAACAACCGTCTCTACCTCTTGGCTCAGGAAGACCTGTGGGTTGGGTTACTCCCCCAAGTCAGGAGGCTCGATCTGTCTCGCAACAGCCTCTACAGCGGGATGGCCGAACACTTCATCCAACAGGCCCCTTCGCTGCAGTATCTTTCCTTGGCGGAAAACAGCATCATACACATCTCCCAGAGCATGTTCCAAGGTTCTCCAGAGCTGGTTGAAGTCAACCTGCACAACAACATGATTATGGAGATAGAAGAAGGCGCGTTTGAGAGTCTGAAGCGCCTCTCCAAGCTGAACCTCTCCATGAACTCCCTCACTTGCATCGTGGAGTTCAACCTCAAGCAGCTGGACCTTCTCGATCTCAGCCGCAACAGCATCGAGTCCTTCCACTCCACCCAGTCGGAGGAGGACTTCAACTTGACCTGGCTTGACCTGAGTGAGAACAAACTCTTTCGGTTCCCCATTCTCCCTCAAGGAAACAAGCTGGCTTACTTGAACCTTACCAACAACATCATGCAATTCGTGATGGTGGACTCCCGTAGCGACGTAGACTACGAGTGGGAAGATGGGCCTCAGTATCACAACGATTCCAATCCTCCTTACTTACCTGCCCTGTTATACTTGGACCTCAGTTACAACAAGATCCAATCCATCCCGAGCCAATTCTTTGACTCCATGTCATCCCTCCAGTTCTTTAATTTAAGCAAAAATTGCCTGCAGACTTTTGAGACAAACAATGAGCTGGCCTCGTTGTCCGTCCTCGACCTTAGCTGCAACTCTTTGAAGAGCCTTAAGTTGGGCACCAAGGACTTGACTAGTTTGCAAGAGTTCTACCTCCAAGACAACCATCTTCAAGAGCTGCGTCCAGATATCTTTCAAGGTCTCCCGCATCTCCGGTGGCTTGATTTGAGGAACAACAAAGTCCATCTCTGCGACCCACATTCTGGATCAGGAAGGCACCCTTTGCCTCCTAAAGTGCCTCACAGTTGCGTCTCGTTCGTGCGAGTTCCTGAACTTCAATATTTGTATCTTTCATCCAATCATTTGAAGAAGCTACCCATGTACAACTTCTTTGGGACTAATCTTAGAGTACTGGATATTTCCATGAACTGGGGGCTTCAGATAGAAGCCAAATCGTTGGTGGGTTTGGAGTTCTCGCTGGAATATTTGGATTTACACGGGAATGGCCTGACCACCCTGAATgtgaatttttctctttttcctcaccTCAGATATCTCAATCTATCGGACAATCAGCTGAGCTGGTTACCAGCTTGGTCGGAAGATTGCTGCATCCTTGAAGTCTTAGATCTTCACAACAACAGCTTCAACAGCTTGAAAAATAGCCAGATCCCAACTCTGGAGAAAAACTTACGGAATTTGTACCTGGTAGGAAACCCGTTGAGCTGTTGCGGGAACATCTGGCTTTCTCAAATGATCCATAAAGCCGTGGTGGAGATCCCTGATTTAGACTTGGTCAAATGTCAGTTTGCCCGGAGTTTGGGCTTTGAGGAAGAAGAGGTCCACGTGAGCCACGTCAGGCCGGAAGACTGCGAGAAAGAGGACCTCAAGAAAATAAGCATTTCGATTTTGCTGGCAATTCTGCTGTTGCTTCTCTCGCTGATCGTCATTGGAGTCGGTTTCGTTTGTTGTTATCGGAGACACTTGTTCGGGCGCCATTACAAGGTGTAGGCCGAGAGAGGCTTTGCAAAGTTGTGTTTCTATCCCTTGGATACCGGACAGCATCCTGGACCCGATTCGATTTGATTCTACGAGGGAGTTTTTCAACAGGCTGTGAAAGTTTGGATGATAAGATGGTGACTCAGTCTTACGTCCAAGTTGTCATTCAGGGAGAACATTGGCAAAGATAATCTCTTATGGATTCAGGGAGAACATTGGCAAAGATAATCTCTTATGGATTCAGGGAGAACATTGGCAAAGATAATCTCTTATGGATTCAGGGAGAACATTGGCAAAGATACTCTCTTATGGATTCAGGGAGAACATAGGGCCAAAGAACTCCATTATAGATCTAGAACAGggcttcccaatcttggcaactttaagaagaaCTTTGAggttcttctttaaaaaatttaaGAACTTTCTAAGATTAGATCagacaaccatttgcctgaaaattagggcagtgatggcgaaccttttttggttcgtgtgccaaaaaggGTTTGTGTGCGTGTGCTGGCATGCGCACATGTGCCCAcaaccatttcctcccacctCACGCATGtgccccccaagctgcccctgtGAACAATCCCTCCCATCCCtgcgcaggcctcactgaagcctgggacagtgaaaaaatggccaaacgggtaaacaggaagttcagaaaaacagacttccgctttgcgcgttgtgctgtttttcgcactccagagtttcctgaagcctccagagcagtgttccctctaattttttttttggggggggcggaaaagtatagtgtctgagcggcagtcccttcgggactgggcggcacagaaataataaataaatgaatgaatgaatgaatgaatgaatgaatgaacgaacgaacgaacgaacgaacgaacgaatgaacgaacaaacaagcaaacaaacaaacaaacaaacaaaaaacccaccctgttttgcctcagagaatttcaaaataaaatactgtactgtgtgtctttaacagtgagctcataatagggcaactctatcaatatcaaaatgccacttaaatagttgagctagtttcaaactagattttgattttctttctctcttccttactcccattctttttctttctcttttccttcctctcttttttctatctgtttctctctcttcctctcttcctctctctctccttccctctcacgctttccctctcggcttctgggcaggtttggaaaactctgagttgatgatgatttttaagtgcgcgattgctcactgctcagcttagagggaactatgctccagagtgcaaaaaacagcaaaatgggcaaaccggaagtcctttttccaaactttggtttgcctgttgggtgatttttgcactccggggcttcaaggaagcttctctgaagactcCAGAGGGCAAAATAGCCTGTCCCAAGGCTGAAAGTCAGATGTCTAGCACacgcatgcgcgctggagctgacatagggcaatgtttcgcatgccttctgatatggctccgcgtgccacctgtggcatacgtgccacaggttcgccatcacaggtcgagggtttcctgcttgagcagagggctggactagaagaccttcaaggccccttccaactctgttattctgttaatctgaccctttgcatatacagtgataccttgtctgacaaacttaattggttccgggatgagattcgtaaggtgaaaagtttgtaagacgaaacaatgtttcccataggaatcaatggaaaagtggttaatgcctgcaagcccaaaactcaccccttttgccagccgaagcgcccacttttgcactggtgggattcccatgaggtgccactccatgggaaaccccacctccggacttccatgtttttgcgatgctgcgatttctctgaggctcccctcgctgggaaaccccacctctggacttccgttgccagcaaagcacccatttttgcactgctgggattttcctgcagcatcacaaaaacacggaagtccggaggtggggtttcccatggaggggagcctcaggggaatcccagcaacgcaaaacgggcgcttcgctggcaacctaagtccggaggcggggcatcccagcgacggcagcaggttcataaggtgaaaatagttcggaagaagaggcaaaaaaatcttaaaccccgggttcgtatctcaaaatgttcgtatgatgaggggttcgtaagacgaggtatcgctgtatcTAGTGTAATGAAGAGAAGGGTAACACGATAGcactcttccaatatttgagggactgttgCAAAAAAGAGGggatcaaactattttccaaagcccctgagggaaggacaagaagggggagggaatgggtgtggtatgtgtgcatgtgctagctcACCGACACCCCCACTTTCGGCATGTGAACCCAAAAATGTCCACCATCCCTGGGTTAGAAGGATCAAACTACCTCTCTCCTTTTATGTAATCCTTCCTTCTCTGCAACAGGAAAGGAATTGTGGTTGCCAATTGTTGTGTCCCTGTACATTGGGCGGGCATCATGCGTGCGTCCCTGCATGTGTCGAATTGCATTTTAGTGGGTGCGTTCCACAGAAAACGCCTGAACACCCCAGAGTCTGCAACtacaggtattcctcaacttacgaccgcaACGGAGTCcaaaatttccgttgctaagcagGACAGTTGAGAAGCGAGTTGCGCTtctgttttacgacctttcttgccaccgttgtgaAGCGAGTCCTTGTCATGGTGAAGTGAGTCGCACGGTTATTAAGGGAAcctggtttccccactgacttcgcTCGTCCGCAGGTCGccaaaaaggagatcacatgatccAGGGGATACTGCgaccgtcataagtatgaaccacttGCCGGCCGTCcaaatttggatcacatgaccacgtGTGGGATGCTGCAAATTGTTGTAAGGGTGAAAAACGGAGAGTAGTCACCTTTTTTCAgcgccattgtaattttgaatgtagTGGcccttaaatgaactgttgtaaattgaggactacctgtattccagGGTTGGATTGCTCTCACTGGCCGGTAGCATTGCGTTCCACGCACAACTTCGGTTGCCTTGCGTGTCTGTGCATgctatgtgcacatgtgtgcacatgcccccAGCATGtttgtgcttctgcacatgtgcaggaaggaaaaatgtgctgaaatctcacaagaggacgcACGCgcatgagagattttggcaattttttgtttccgcgcatgctATCCTTTTTCGTATTTTTTGttcatgcgcatgcgcagaggcaaaatgaagcaaaaatacaaaaaaatatggcTGCACCCATTGGTCTGGCACCAGTGGCGGTCatgcacaaattgcgcaatctggtggcCTTTATCGGTATGCCGTCCACTCGTGCGGTATTCTCGCAACATGGTAAGATTAACATGTTTCACTGTATCGCAAAAAAAAGTCAGAATTTGGTTTAATTCAGGAACCAGGTCAGGCATCTTGGGTGAACAGAGCCAATATGAATGTGGGAATGGAGGTGTCcacgaaattttaaaaaatcgagATGGCAGCCTGAAGACGCATTGTCAGCAGCACCTGTATTGATGGGGGATGCGCTGTTGTGACTTCCATTTTGATGTTTTTGACCACACCCTGCGGGCACTCGAGCTTAAGGCAGGGTTGTCCTTCAACCAGTGTGGGGCAGGTCTTGGGCAAAGGGAACCAAGTTAATGTGGAAGATACTGGTTTGATTGACCCATGTGAAATCCCAAACTGGATTAATACAATGCTGTTGttcatgaaaataaataaactatgttaTGCCATGCTGGGATGATCTCTGTTATTTTGGTGtgtaactctttctttctttctttctttcttttttttctttctttctttcttcttccttcttaccatccttccttccttcctttccttccttctttctttctttctctttcttgcttccttccttcttccttcttccttccttcgttccttcccttccttccttccgggggtgaagagattctgggggcagagccttgacatcaccagcagattgctaaggacgccaaggtgatcacttcctggattccatggaatccaggaagtaatcaccttggcatccttagcaacctgccggtgacatcaaagctccgaacgccgaacacaaccccgaactttgcccgaagtgtcaaaaaatttcaggttcgtgttcggcataccgaacaccgcaaaattcggtacggacccgaattgtgcgagttcggttcacccatcactaattattattattattattattattattattattattattattattattattattatcatcatcatcatcatcatcatcatcatcattatcatcatcatcatcatcatcatcatcatcatcatcatatctcAAAGGTTCCTTTTGTAAATTCAGATGGGTGGGAAATCCCGCAACAATacccaactatttatttatttatttatttatttatttatttatttatttatttatttatttatttatttattctttgtccaatatacaatacatatggaatagacattaagtaatatatataaagatagaaagtaaaaaagaagagaagtagatgggagggagagaatatatatgatataagagataagaatatatatgatatatatatatgtagatagatagatagatagatagatagatagatagatagatagatagatagatagatgatagatagatagatagatagatagatagatagatagatagatagatagataaggagagaatatgtatgatatataagataagggaagacaattggacaggggacgataggcacatcagtgcacttatgtacgccccttactggcctcttaggaacctggagaggtcaatcgtggagagtctaagggagaaatgttgggggttgggagttgacactattgagtccggtaatgagttccacgcttcgacaactcgattgttgaaatcatattttttacagtcaagtttggagcggttaatattaagtttgaatctgttgcgtgctcttgtgttgttgcggtttgcAGGGCTGTGCTAGGAGACCTTCTAAAGGGATCGAGAACATCTGTGGCCTCTGCAATTCTCCAGCCTCATTGCAATCATTTTTGTTTAGACCCGATGGAAGCCCACCTCGTGTTTTGCAAATAGGTGGGTCCATTTAAGTATCGGGCGTGTACGTGAAGAATAACCATAGTCATGCATTTCAGTTTCCCAAGAGGCTAAATTACAAAGCAAATTCTGTAGATTTCCCTGGAATAAATTAGTCGCCCGTCTGCCTGGAGAATTTCTCAAGAGGACGCATAGTTTGAATCACTAGTCCTGTctgtttaataaaacaactatgcCAGAGCAAAGTGGACTTTGGAGCAGGGCCCAACAGACACAATATTTTTGGCCCCCTCTTCAGCTATTGTTCCTCAATAATAAACAGGACGCAACTGTGGCTGGACATTAAACCAGAAACACGTGGTAGCCGTTGTGCTTTTGGGGAAGAAGTGTGCCAGTAGCaaaaaaaacttttataaaaaaaGTTTCAACTTTACTTAAGTTGAAATAAagtattaaatataatataaaatattccactgtataaaatgcactggaatataagacacaccttagtttttggggaggaaaatagggaaaaggatctgcttaccagatagtcatctggctagtgtccttagtagaaatatagaaacgtagaagactgacggcagaaaaagacctcatggtccatccagtctgcccttatactattttctgtattttatcttacaatgggtctatgtttatcccaggcatatttaaattcagttactgtggatttaccaaccacgtctgctggaagtttgttccaaggatctactactctttcagtcaaataatattttctcacgttgcttctgacctttcccccaactaacttcagattgtgtccccttgttcttgtgttcactttcctattaaaaacacttc of the Erythrolamprus reginae isolate rEryReg1 chromosome 4, rEryReg1.hap1, whole genome shotgun sequence genome contains:
- the LRRC32 gene encoding transforming growth factor beta activator LRRC32, which codes for MKFYLLFLWAVLNGGISTYRPVVLAPCRTKNLEVFCQNVDLYQVPAELHPDVSKIDLSRNKIRNVTESPLTFYASLRHLDLSSNLIGFLEPGIFAEMKILQDINLSNNRLYLLAQEDLWVGLLPQVRRLDLSRNSLYSGMAEHFIQQAPSLQYLSLAENSIIHISQSMFQGSPELVEVNLHNNMIMEIEEGAFESLKRLSKLNLSMNSLTCIVEFNLKQLDLLDLSRNSIESFHSTQSEEDFNLTWLDLSENKLFRFPILPQGNKLAYLNLTNNIMQFVMVDSRSDVDYEWEDGPQYHNDSNPPYLPALLYLDLSYNKIQSIPSQFFDSMSSLQFFNLSKNCLQTFETNNELASLSVLDLSCNSLKSLKLGTKDLTSLQEFYLQDNHLQELRPDIFQGLPHLRWLDLRNNKVHLCDPHSGSGRHPLPPKVPHSCVSFVRVPELQYLYLSSNHLKKLPMYNFFGTNLRVLDISMNWGLQIEAKSLVGLEFSLEYLDLHGNGLTTLNVNFSLFPHLRYLNLSDNQLSWLPAWSEDCCILEVLDLHNNSFNSLKNSQIPTLEKNLRNLYLVGNPLSCCGNIWLSQMIHKAVVEIPDLDLVKCQFARSLGFEEEEVHVSHVRPEDCEKEDLKKISISILLAILLLLLSLIVIGVGFVCCYRRHLFGRHYKV